From Xyrauchen texanus isolate HMW12.3.18 chromosome 9, RBS_HiC_50CHRs, whole genome shotgun sequence, the proteins below share one genomic window:
- the LOC127649597 gene encoding C-C chemokine receptor type 3-like — protein MTSEYDEEYNLDFFINLSNVTTNPEYVRDEQVVFCGKSDVIHFGAAILPTFYYINFLLSLLGNGLVLCIIYKYEKLSTVTNIFLLNLVISDLVFASSLPFWAVYHSSEWIFGSTLCKLVGSFYSIGFNSSILFLTLMTFDRYLAVVHAVTAARHRRRAYAVVLSAVVWVLSVLASIKDIILHNVRDNQDSGMLCELTGFSQSVLIKWELLGYYQQFLLFFLVPLAIVLYCYVRITIRIMYTRMVEKYRAVKVIFVIIFTFFICWTPYNVVILIQAIKTSFGDQMQCSNALDYALYVTRNFAYLYCCISPVFYTFLGKKFQNHFLKLLVKRLPSLKTPVLSTQSSKSTSFRSPNTDY, from the coding sequence ATGACATCAGAGTATGATGAGGAATATAACCTTgacttttttataaatttgtcaaATGTGACGACAAATCCAGAATATGTCAGAGATGAACAGGTTGTGTTCTGCGGGAAAAGCGATGTCATCCATTTTGGTGCAGCAATTCTCCCGACATTCTACTACATAAACTTTTTACTTAGCTTGTTGGGGAACGGGCTGGTGCTGTGTATCATCTACAAATATGAGAAGCTTAGCACAGTCACCAACATATTCTTACTTAACCTTGTCATCTCAGACCTGGTCTTCGCATCTAGTCTCCCATTTTGGGCAGTGTACCACAGCTCTGAATGGATCTTCGGCAGTACCCTGTGCAAGTTGGTGGGAAGTTTTTATTCCATCGGCTTCAACAGCTCCATCCTCTTCCTTACACTCATGACCTTTGACCGCTACCTGGCAGTGGTCCATGCCGTCACGGCAGCCAGGCACAGGAGGAGAGCATATGCGGTTGTATTGTCTGCTGTCGTTTGGGTGCTCAGTGTATTGGCTAGTATAAAGGATATCATTCTTCACAATGTGAGAGACAATCAGGACAGTGGTATGCTGTGTGAATTGACTGGTTTCTCCCAGAGTGTCCTCATAAAGTGGGAGCTGCTTGGGTATTATCAGCAGTTTCTCCTTTTCTTCTTAGTGCCTCTGGCAATCGTCTTGTACTGCTATGTCCGCATAACCATCAGAATCATGTACACTCGCATGGTGGAGAAGTACAGGGCAGTCAAAGTCATCTTTGTCATCATCTTCACCTTCTTCATCTGCTGGACGCCTTACAACGTGGTTATCCTAATACAAGCGATCAAGACGTCCTTTGGAGACCAGATGCAGTGTTCAAATGCCCTTGACTATGCCCTGTACGTGACACGAAACTTTGCATACTTATACTGTTGCATCAGCCCTGTCTTTTATACCTTTTTGGGCAAGaaatttcaaaaccattttctGAAACTTTTGGTCAAGCGTCTGCCATCTCTGAAGACACCTGTACTGTCAACACAAAGCAGTAAAAGTACATCATTCAGGAGCCCAAACACTGATTACTGA